CTTTTGCGGTTCGGGTTTTCGCGGGGTTTAAAATCGCAACTGGAAAAATCCACGTTCTTCTTGTCGTCGTATCGGCAGCCGCAGTAGAGCGTTTCTTGTAATTCGCCGTAATACACCCGCTTCAGTTGCTTGCTGGCGTCGCGGTAGTTGTAATGCTTCGGTGCCGCCGTCGGATCAACTCGAGACCAAGCAATAGCGATAAAAACCGCCATAAGCAGTATAATTCCAAAACTTTTCATATAAAAACCACCTTGTAATATAACATAATTTCTCTCGTCTTTCGTCTCTCGTCTCTCGTCTATTATCTAAATTTGGCGCATGCAATCGCTCGGTATGGATTATTTGAATTCTCGGCTCATGTTCGGCATGGTGCCGGGGCTTGAATCGACACGGAAACTCTGCAACGCTCTCGGGAATCCTGAACGCTCATTCAAGACCATCCATATCGTCGGCACGAACGGCAAGGGCTCAACGAGCTATTACCTTGCTGGCGTTTTGCAGGCACATGGTTTCAAAACGGGACTTTTCACGAGTCCGCACCTGGTGAGCCTTCGCGAACGTATCCGTGTCAATGATATGCCCATTGATGATGCTGATCTGGATCGCTTGCTTCTTCAGGTGAAAGATGCTGCCGAGCGTGTCCAGGTGGAACCGACTTTCTTTGAAGTCCTGACTTTGGTGTCTTTCCTCTATTACGCCGAACAGGGTGTCGATGTGGTCGCTATGGAAGCGGGCATGGGCGGTCGCCTGGACAGTACGGCGGTTGCCTGCGGTAATATCGTGGTCCTCACAAGCATCGGCCTGGAACATACCGAAGTCCTGGGACCGACAGAAAGTGCCATTCTCAAAGAAAAAATGGCGATTGTAGATGCGGATCGTCGCCGAAACAAGACTTTCGTGGTTGGTGGCCTTTCCGAAGAATTGCTTGCAGAAGCCCGTGCTTATGCAAGTGAACTCGGTGCTGAATGCCTCGTTCCCGAAATTCGGACTGACATCAGACTCCCGAATTTGGGTCGCCATTACATAGAAAACGCGAGCCTTTCCCTGACAGCCGCAGAACGCTTTATTCAGGGCAGCGATCGTCCTTATGACGAAGCTTTGGCCCTCAAGACTCTTGAAACCCGCTCCTGGGCAGGGCGCATGCAGCAATTGACCGATAAAAATGGGGTAGTCCGCTACATCTTGGATGGGGCTCATAATTCCCATGCGGTGCGCCGCTTGGTCGAAACGCTCGCTCAGTATTATCCGGGAGTCCAGTTCCATTGTGTATTCGGTGCCCTCAAGGATAAAGATGTGGGTGAAATGCTCAAGTTGATGTCTCCTTTTGTGAGCCACTGGCATATCACCAAGACTCCCTACCCGCGTTTCCGTGAATTGGACGATTTGCGCTTGGAACTTTCGAACTTAGGATTGAAAGTCGCAAGCGAAGGCGAACTCAGTCGCGAATTTTTGGATCAGGTCGCTGCCACCGCTTTTGCAGAAAATGAAAAGATTCCTGTTCTTGTAACGGGAAGCTTGTATATGATCGGTGAAACGGTGCAGGTTCTCAAGGACGATTTTGACGGTTTAGCGTTTTTCCGTGGGCTAGAACCCTCGACTAATGAACACCGCTAATTTTGCGTAGAAAACAAATTCTGTAAATCGTTTTGGCTCCAAAACATATCTTGTAAATCCAAAAGTTTTTCTTGTAAACTTTAATTTTCGTGTTTTTTGCGTATTTATCGCCAAAAACGTGGATTTTATCCATTATTTCAAAAAATTTGCCGTTTTTTTCGTCTTTTTGCCCAAATTACTTGTATATTAGTATCAAAATTTTCCCAAAAGGCTCTTTTGGTGCATTTTTTGCTATTAGGAGACTTTGGAAACGTCATTGGAGATGATATATGGCAGAAGACTTGCAATACCTTATGGAACGCATCCAGAAAGATGCTGTCGATAAAGCAGAAACCGAGGCTGCGGCAATTATCGCCCGCGCCAAGGACAAAGCGGCAGAAATCGTGAAGGCGGCTGAAGCCGAAGCGAGCGCCAAGCTCGAAAAGGCTGACAAGGACGCCGAAGCGTTTACGGAACGCAGCGAACGCACTCTGGAACAGTCTGCCCGCGACCTCCTGCTTTCGGTAGGCAAGAACCTTGAAAAGATGATTATGGATTTGCTGAACCTCCAGGTGGAAAAGTCCCTGGATGAATCCACCGTGAAGCAGATGCTTTTGACCCTTGCTAAGAACTATTCTTCTGACATCGAAGTGGACTTCTCCGATGCCGATGCTCGCAAGCTCAGCTCCTTTGTGATGGGCGAATTTGCCAAGCAGCTTTCCGCCGGCGTTAAGGTCGAAAGCGACAAGGGCGTCAAGTTCGGCTTCCGCGTCAAGCTCGATGGCGGACACGTTACCCATGAATTTACTGAGGCTGCTATGGCCGACGCTCTTTCGGCCCTCCTCCGTCCGCAACTTTCTCGCGTAGTCAACGCAGCAGCTCAGGCGAAGTAGGAAACGATGAGCAGTCCTTCTTACTTGATGGCCTCTCTCCCGATGATCGAGCTGGGCGATGTTCCGCCGCTCACCTTGGAAGAGTTCCGCCACCGCTGTATTGGTATGCTGGACGAATCCGAGCTCAACGCTCTGGATGCGCTCCTTGCTGGCGAAGAATGTGACGACGAGTTCGTGACCGCTTACCAGGCTCACGAAATACAGATGAAGAACGTTTCGGGAAGGCTCCGCGCTGCTGCGTGGGGGCCTGAAGTCCGTTTTATGGAACGGTCCTTCCCTGGTTACGACGTTACCTTTGCCAAGATGATTCAGGACGCGTTTGCCAAGTCGAATCCCATGGAAAAAGAGCTGGATATCGACAAGGCCCGTTTCTGGCTTGTAGATTTTCTCGCCGGTGTAGGTGAGGGAACCGTCAAGCATGTTTATGCGTATGCGATCAAGCTTCAGATTTGTGAGCGTTGGGCACGCCTCTCCGAGAGTGCGGGCGACGCTGCCGTGTTAAGTGTTATAAATGCAAACGATCCTGCTTATGCCGCTCAGGCTTCGCAGGAATGACCGGAGGTCCATTTTCAATGGCTAGTATCGGAAAAATCACCGGCGTGAACGGTAACTTGATTCGAGTCAAGTTCGAAACCGCCGTATCTCAGAACGAAGTGGCTTATGCCAAACTTTCTCAGAAGAACAAGGAAGGCAAAACCGAAATTATTCCCCTTAAGAGCGAAGTCATCCGTATCCGCGGCGACTACGCCGAACTTCAGGTGTTCGAAGACACCACCGGCCTCAAAACCGGCGACGAAGTGGAATTTACTGGCGAACTCCTTTCTGTTGAACTCGGCCCCGGACTTTTGACTCAGGTTTTTGACGGTCTGCAGAACCCGCTCCCGAAGCTTGCCGAAGAATGCGGCTTCTTCCTGCAGCGTGGTAAGTATTTGAAGGCGCTTCCGCGCGACAAGAAGTGGGCATTTACCCCGGTCGCCAAGGTGGGCGATGTGGTTGTTGCCGGCGATACGCTCGGCACCGTGCCCGAAGGCGTGTTCACGCACCGCATCATGGTGCCGTTCCGCCTGCTCGGCAAGTGGACTGTGGAATCTGTCGCTGCCGCTGGCGAACGCACTGTCGAAGAAGTGGTCGCCAAGCTCAAGAACGACAAGGGCGAAACCCAGGACGTGACCATGGTGCAGACCTGGCCGGTGAAGATGCCGATCAAGGCCTTTGAAGAACGCCTCCGTCCGAGCAAGCCTTTGACCATGCAGCAGCGCATTATCGATACGTTCTTCCCCGTGATGCAGGGCGGTACGTTCTGTACGCCGGGCCCCTTCGGTGCCGGTAAGACCGTGCTTCAGCAGCTCATGAGCCGCTACGCTGACGTGGATATCGTGATTTTGGCAGCTTGCGGTGAACGTGCAGGTGAAGTGGTGGAAACCCTCCGCGAATTCCCTGAACTGATTGACCCGCGTACCGGCAAGTCCCTCATGGAACGTACGCTGATTATTTGTAACACGTCTTCGATGCCGGTGGCTGCTCGTGAAGCTTCCGTGTATACGGGCGTGACTCTTGCCGAATACTACCGCCAGATGGGCTTGAATGTGCTCTTGCTCGCTGACTCGACTTCTCGTTGGGCACAGGCTCTGCGTGAAATGAGCGGCCGTCTGGAAGAAATTCCGGGCGAAGAAGCCTTCCCGGCTTACCTCGAATCCGTGATCGCCGCCTTCTATGAACGCGGTGGCGTGGTTCGCCTGAAGGATGGTTCTACCGGTTCCGTGACGATTTGCGGTTCCGTGTCGCCTGCAGGTGGTAACTTCGAAGAACCGGTGACCCAGGCTACCTTGAAGGTGGTGGGCGCATTCCTCGGCCTTTCCCGTGAACGTTCCGACCAGCGCCGCTTCCCGGCCATCCACCCGCTGGATTCTTGGTCCAAGTACGAAGGCATCATCGATGCTAAGAAGGTGGCTGAAGCCCGTCATATCCTCGCAAACGGCGTGGACGTGAACAACATGATGAAGGTGGTGGGCGAAGAAGGTACTTCGATTGACGACTTCGTGATTTACCTGAAGTCCGAATACCTCGATGCTGTTTACCTGCAGCAGGACGCCTATAACGAAATCGACGCTGCCTGTTCCGCTGAACGTCAGGTTTATGTGTTTGACAAGGTCTATCAGATTCTTAAGACCCCGATGAAGTTCGAAGAGAAGGATGTTGCTCGTACGTTCTTCCTCAAGCTCACTCAGTCGACGAAGGACTGGAACCGCGTCAAGTTCGATTCCCAGGAATTCAAGGACCTTGAACAAAGTATTTTCGCTTCCGTGAAGGAGGTTTCCGCTAATGCATAATGTGGCATACCATCGTATTGAACGCATCGCCGGTTCCGTGATTACGCTCCGCGCCGAAGGCGTTGCAAACCAGGAACTTGCCCAGGTGACAAGTTCGTTCGGAACATCCCTTGCCCGCGTGATCCGTATTGACGGTGACATGGTGGACTTGCAGGTGTTCGCAGGTGCCCGTGGTATTTCGACCGACTCCGAAGTGCGCTTCCTTGGCGAACCGATGAAGGTTCCGTACAGCGAAGCTTTACTTGGCCGCGTGTTTAACGGTGCAGGTAAGCCCCGCGATAACGGCCCTGAAGTGGACGGCGAACGCATTACTATCGGTGGTCCTTCCGTGAACCCCGCAAAGCGTATCATCCCGAAGACGATGGTGCGTACGGGTATCCCGATGATCGACGTGTTCAACACGCTCGTGGTTTCGCAGAAGCTCCCGATTTTCTCTATCGCCGGTGAACCGTACAACGAACTCCTGGCCCGCATCGCATTGCAGGCTGAAGTGGACGTGATTATCCTCGGCGGCATGGGCCTGAAGCACGATGACTACCTGTACTTGAAGGACTTCCTCGAAAAGAACGGTGCTCTGAGCCGTACGGTGATGTTCATGCACACCGCTTCTGACCCGATCGTGGAATGCTTGCTCGTGCCGGATGCATCCCTTGCTGTGGCTGAAAAGTTTGCTACCGAAGGCAAGAACGTGCTCGTGCTCCTCACCGACATGACGAACTTTGCTGACGCCATGAAGGAAATCGCCATTACGATGGAACAGATTCCGTCGAACCGTGGTTATCCTGGCGACCTTTACTCTCAGCTTGCTAGCCGTTACGAAAAGGCTGTGGACTTCGAAGGTTCGGGCTCCATCACCATTTTGGCTGTGACGACCATGCCGGGCGACGACGTGACCCACCCGGTTCCGGATAACACCGGTTACATTACCGAAGGTCAGTTCTACCTGCGTAAGGGCCGTATCGAACCGTTCGGTTCTCTGTCTCGTTTGAAACAGCAGGTGAACGGTAAGACCCGTAGCGACCACCGTACCATCATGAACACCATGATTCAGCTGTACGCAAGCTACAAGGAAACTTTGGAAAAGCAGTCCATGGGCTTCAACATGAGTAACTGGGACCAGAAGCTGTTGAAGTATGGCCAGCGTTTCGAAAGCGAAATGATGGACCTTTCCGTCAACATTCCGCTGGAAAAGGCTTTGGACCTTGGCTGGGAAATCCTTGCTGACTGTTTCGCACCCGAAGAAACGGGTATTCCGACCAAGATGATCAACGAATATTGGCCCAAGAAGGGGTAATATGGCGAAGGTCAAGTTAACTAAAAACGCCCTCAAGGCGGAACGCGACGCATTGAAGCGCTTCCAGCGCTATCTGCCGACGTTGCTTTTGAAAAAGCAGCAACTGCAGATGGAAATGCGCACGCTCCAGGAGAGGGTGATGGCCAAGCGAGCCGAGGAGGACAAGCTCCGTAAGGGCATGGCTTCCTGGATTTCGCTGTTTGCCGAACCCATCGAATGGTCAAAGTACCTGTCGGTGAAGGAAGTGCGCCAGGGCGAAGGCAATATCGCCGGCGTGAAGATTCCGACATACGACGGGGTAGACTTTAATATCGCCATTCCGGATTTCTTCACCACGCCCGTGTGGCTGGACGACGGTATCAGAAGCCTTCAGGGCCTGATTTCGCTGCGCCTGGAACGCCGCGTGCTCGAAAAGCAGTACGAACTCCTCTCCAAGGAATTGCGTACTACAAGCCAGCGCGTGAACCTGTTTGAAAAGGTGAAGATTCCCGAAGCGAAGGAAAATATTCGCGTTATCAACATCTTCCTGGGCGACCAGCAGACGTCCGGCGTTGCCCGCAGCAAGCTTGCTAAGGGTAAGGCTACCGCCCGTACCGCAGCCCAGGATGCACTCGCGAAGGAGGCCGCCGCATGATTACTCCTATGAAGAAAGTGACGGTGCTGACGGTTGCAGGTGCGGTTGAAGAGACGCTCCAGGCGCTTCGTACGCTTGAAATTTTGCACCTCACGCCTTTGCAGGCGGCTGCAGGTGCCAAGCTGAACAAGGCCCGCGGCGAAATGAACCGCGTGCAGAAGGCCTTGGAAGTGGTGCCCGAAAAAGCCCCGAAGGGTGTGACTCCCGTGAAGGAAGCCGCTCCGGCAGCAAGCCTTATCGATGAAATCCAGAACCTGGTTGCCGAAAGCAAGCAGGCGGAAATCGACAAGGAACAGGCCGAAGAGGAACTCACTAAACTTTCCATGTTCAAGAACCTGGACCCCGCAACGGCAGCTGCCTTGCAGGCGAAGGGTATCTATGTCAAACTTTACCAGCTCCATGACGGTAAAATCCCGTTCGAACTCGAGGGCGAAGGCTCTATCGAAGAATTCGGTCAGGATGAAAATGGCAAGTATGTGGCTGTCTTGAGCAGGGGAGAAGCCCCTGTCGCCGTGAAGGGAAACTTCACCGAACTCACCATGCCGCAGAAGTCGCTTGCCGAATACCGCGAAATGGAAGCGAAAGCCAAGGAAACGCTTGCCCGCGTTGAAAAACGCCTGGGTGAACTTTCGGGCGTCAGGGAATCTATCGAAGACAAGCTCCTCGAAGTGGGTGACGACTACCGCATGGTCGAAGCCGAAGCCTCGATGGTGGGCGACAAGAACGTCGCTGCCGTGCAGGGTTTCTGCCCCGCACCGCGCGTCGGCGAACTCGAGAAGGCTGCCCGCGAACACGGCTGGGGCCTCCTGGTGGATGACCCCGCTGAAGACGACGATATCCCGACGCTGTTGACCTACAGCAAGCTCAGCCGTCCCATGCAGTTCCTGTACGACATCATCGGCATTTCGCCGGGGTACAAGGAAGTGGACGTGTCGGCCGTGTTCCTTTGCTTCTTCAGCATCTTCTTTGCGATGATCGTGGGCGACTCGGCTTACGGCCTGTTGTTCCTCGGTCTGGCACTCTTTGCCCGCTCCAAGATGCCGAAGGCGAACCCTGCTGGTTTCCACTTTATCTACCTCATGAGCATCGCCACCATCGTGTGGGGTGTCATCAACGCAAGCTTCCTCGGACTTTCTCCGGCGCTTGCGGGGTGGACGTATTACCTGGACATCACCAACTACGGCTGGTTGCCTGAACCGCTGAAGAATGCGATGCTCTGGATTCGCACAAGCGCCCCGACTGACCCGGCGAAGTTCGAAGCCTACAAGGCCTTCGCCCAGTCAATTACGCTGCTGCCCGATAGCTTCGTGCCGAAGGCGGCGGGTGCTTCCCAGATGCAGCATATCCAGCTGTTCTGCTTCTGCATCGCCGTGGTCCACTTGAGTATTGCCCATATCTGGAACGTCTGCGTGCGCATCAAGCGCAAGGACTCCACGTTCATGGCGCAGGTGGGCTGGCTTATCGGCTGTTGGGTGATGTTCTTCCTTGCGTGCCAGATGGTGCTCGGTATCGATATGCCGAAGTTCGTCATCCCGATGTTCATCG
This genomic window from Fibrobacter sp. UWT2 contains:
- a CDS encoding V-type ATP synthase subunit I → MITPMKKVTVLTVAGAVEETLQALRTLEILHLTPLQAAAGAKLNKARGEMNRVQKALEVVPEKAPKGVTPVKEAAPAASLIDEIQNLVAESKQAEIDKEQAEEELTKLSMFKNLDPATAAALQAKGIYVKLYQLHDGKIPFELEGEGSIEEFGQDENGKYVAVLSRGEAPVAVKGNFTELTMPQKSLAEYREMEAKAKETLARVEKRLGELSGVRESIEDKLLEVGDDYRMVEAEASMVGDKNVAAVQGFCPAPRVGELEKAAREHGWGLLVDDPAEDDDIPTLLTYSKLSRPMQFLYDIIGISPGYKEVDVSAVFLCFFSIFFAMIVGDSAYGLLFLGLALFARSKMPKANPAGFHFIYLMSIATIVWGVINASFLGLSPALAGWTYYLDITNYGWLPEPLKNAMLWIRTSAPTDPAKFEAYKAFAQSITLLPDSFVPKAAGASQMQHIQLFCFCIAVVHLSIAHIWNVCVRIKRKDSTFMAQVGWLIGCWVMFFLACQMVLGIDMPKFVIPMFIVEAVLLVLFTVPPKRLKQDFISIPMLVLDVVNSFTDVISYIRLFAVGMSGAAIAEAFNDMLSPLFGSAVGIAGAAFLLLFVHGLNIALAVMGVAVHAVRLNTLEFSNGLGQEWSGFAFAPFAKQKN
- a CDS encoding V-type ATP synthase subunit A, with protein sequence MASIGKITGVNGNLIRVKFETAVSQNEVAYAKLSQKNKEGKTEIIPLKSEVIRIRGDYAELQVFEDTTGLKTGDEVEFTGELLSVELGPGLLTQVFDGLQNPLPKLAEECGFFLQRGKYLKALPRDKKWAFTPVAKVGDVVVAGDTLGTVPEGVFTHRIMVPFRLLGKWTVESVAAAGERTVEEVVAKLKNDKGETQDVTMVQTWPVKMPIKAFEERLRPSKPLTMQQRIIDTFFPVMQGGTFCTPGPFGAGKTVLQQLMSRYADVDIVILAACGERAGEVVETLREFPELIDPRTGKSLMERTLIICNTSSMPVAAREASVYTGVTLAEYYRQMGLNVLLLADSTSRWAQALREMSGRLEEIPGEEAFPAYLESVIAAFYERGGVVRLKDGSTGSVTICGSVSPAGGNFEEPVTQATLKVVGAFLGLSRERSDQRRFPAIHPLDSWSKYEGIIDAKKVAEARHILANGVDVNNMMKVVGEEGTSIDDFVIYLKSEYLDAVYLQQDAYNEIDAACSAERQVYVFDKVYQILKTPMKFEEKDVARTFFLKLTQSTKDWNRVKFDSQEFKDLEQSIFASVKEVSANA
- a CDS encoding ATPase codes for the protein MAEDLQYLMERIQKDAVDKAETEAAAIIARAKDKAAEIVKAAEAEASAKLEKADKDAEAFTERSERTLEQSARDLLLSVGKNLEKMIMDLLNLQVEKSLDESTVKQMLLTLAKNYSSDIEVDFSDADARKLSSFVMGEFAKQLSAGVKVESDKGVKFGFRVKLDGGHVTHEFTEAAMADALSALLRPQLSRVVNAAAQAK
- a CDS encoding V-type ATP synthase subunit B; the encoded protein is MHNVAYHRIERIAGSVITLRAEGVANQELAQVTSSFGTSLARVIRIDGDMVDLQVFAGARGISTDSEVRFLGEPMKVPYSEALLGRVFNGAGKPRDNGPEVDGERITIGGPSVNPAKRIIPKTMVRTGIPMIDVFNTLVVSQKLPIFSIAGEPYNELLARIALQAEVDVIILGGMGLKHDDYLYLKDFLEKNGALSRTVMFMHTASDPIVECLLVPDASLAVAEKFATEGKNVLVLLTDMTNFADAMKEIAITMEQIPSNRGYPGDLYSQLASRYEKAVDFEGSGSITILAVTTMPGDDVTHPVPDNTGYITEGQFYLRKGRIEPFGSLSRLKQQVNGKTRSDHRTIMNTMIQLYASYKETLEKQSMGFNMSNWDQKLLKYGQRFESEMMDLSVNIPLEKALDLGWEILADCFAPEETGIPTKMINEYWPKKG
- a CDS encoding V-type ATP synthase subunit D, whose protein sequence is MAKVKLTKNALKAERDALKRFQRYLPTLLLKKQQLQMEMRTLQERVMAKRAEEDKLRKGMASWISLFAEPIEWSKYLSVKEVRQGEGNIAGVKIPTYDGVDFNIAIPDFFTTPVWLDDGIRSLQGLISLRLERRVLEKQYELLSKELRTTSQRVNLFEKVKIPEAKENIRVINIFLGDQQTSGVARSKLAKGKATARTAAQDALAKEAAA
- a CDS encoding folylpolyglutamate synthase/dihydrofolate synthase family protein, producing MQSLGMDYLNSRLMFGMVPGLESTRKLCNALGNPERSFKTIHIVGTNGKGSTSYYLAGVLQAHGFKTGLFTSPHLVSLRERIRVNDMPIDDADLDRLLLQVKDAAERVQVEPTFFEVLTLVSFLYYAEQGVDVVAMEAGMGGRLDSTAVACGNIVVLTSIGLEHTEVLGPTESAILKEKMAIVDADRRRNKTFVVGGLSEELLAEARAYASELGAECLVPEIRTDIRLPNLGRHYIENASLSLTAAERFIQGSDRPYDEALALKTLETRSWAGRMQQLTDKNGVVRYILDGAHNSHAVRRLVETLAQYYPGVQFHCVFGALKDKDVGEMLKLMSPFVSHWHITKTPYPRFRELDDLRLELSNLGLKVASEGELSREFLDQVAATAFAENEKIPVLVTGSLYMIGETVQVLKDDFDGLAFFRGLEPSTNEHR